Proteins from one Amycolatopsis benzoatilytica AK 16/65 genomic window:
- a CDS encoding nitroreductase family deazaflavin-dependent oxidoreductase has protein sequence MRLTTVGRRTGQERGVILAYFRDGPDLVTLAMNGWAGPEPAWWLNLQARPEATVTLVDGQHRIRGRAADGEERERLWARWRELDKNLDAYAARRPGQTAVVILEPSPGSGAE, from the coding sequence ATGCGGCTGACAACCGTGGGCCGGCGGACTGGCCAGGAGCGCGGCGTGATCCTCGCCTACTTCCGTGACGGCCCGGATCTGGTCACACTCGCGATGAACGGCTGGGCCGGGCCCGAGCCGGCGTGGTGGCTGAACCTGCAGGCCCGTCCCGAAGCGACCGTGACGCTGGTCGACGGCCAGCACCGCATCCGGGGCCGAGCGGCCGACGGCGAGGAGCGAGAGCGGCTCTGGGCTCGGTGGCGCGAGCTGGACAAGAATCTCGACGCCTACGCGGCGCGCCGGCCCGGCCAGACCGCGGTCGTGATTCTCGAGCCGTCGCCGGGCTCCGGCGCGGAGTGA
- a CDS encoding three-helix bundle dimerization domain-containing protein, whose amino-acid sequence MSTHPSLRELLEIRLVVQRLTAKFGTVHSADHIHDVVDESYRAFEDARIRDFVPLLTERRARHALTTAVRTVQ is encoded by the coding sequence ATGTCCACTCACCCCTCCCTTCGCGAGCTCCTCGAAATCCGGCTCGTCGTCCAGCGGCTGACCGCGAAGTTCGGCACTGTCCACAGTGCCGACCACATCCATGATGTGGTGGATGAGAGCTACCGCGCCTTCGAGGACGCTCGGATTCGTGACTTCGTACCGCTGCTCACCGAGCGGCGGGCCCGTCATGCACTGACGACAGCGGTCCGGACGGTGCAGTAG
- a CDS encoding cyclase family protein, with protein MRRLVDISVPLQSGIASDPPGHRPSITYIDHQQSVPDMLRFFPGATAADLPDGEGWAIERIEATTHTGTHLDAPYHYASTMDGGRPAITIDEVPLHWCFQNGVKLDFRHLPDGHVVTPADIDTELDRIGHQLRPLDIVLVNTRAGTRYGQDDYVASGCGVGRAATLHVLEQGVRVTGTDAWSWDAPFSFTAERYARDHDASVIWEGHRAGREIGYCHLEKLHNLESLPAYGFQVACFPVKIHAASAGWTRAVAIFDEETA; from the coding sequence ATGCGACGACTCGTGGACATCTCGGTCCCGCTGCAGAGCGGAATCGCCTCCGACCCACCCGGCCACCGGCCCTCGATCACCTACATCGACCACCAGCAGTCAGTCCCGGACATGCTCCGCTTCTTCCCGGGCGCGACGGCCGCGGACCTGCCCGACGGCGAGGGCTGGGCGATCGAGCGGATCGAGGCCACCACCCACACCGGCACCCACCTCGACGCCCCCTATCACTACGCGTCCACTATGGACGGAGGCCGCCCGGCCATCACGATCGACGAGGTCCCCCTGCACTGGTGCTTCCAGAATGGGGTCAAGCTCGACTTCCGCCACCTCCCCGACGGCCACGTCGTCACCCCCGCCGACATCGACACCGAGCTCGACCGGATCGGCCACCAGCTGCGCCCGCTCGACATCGTGCTGGTCAACACCCGCGCCGGCACCCGCTACGGCCAGGACGACTACGTCGCCTCCGGCTGCGGAGTCGGCCGCGCCGCCACCCTGCACGTGCTCGAACAAGGAGTGCGGGTGACCGGCACCGACGCCTGGAGCTGGGACGCCCCGTTCTCGTTCACCGCCGAGCGCTACGCCCGCGACCACGACGCCTCCGTCATCTGGGAGGGCCACCGGGCAGGCCGCGAGATCGGCTACTGCCACCTCGAGAAGCTGCACAACCTGGAGAGCCTCCCGGCATACGGCTTTCAGGTTGCCTGCTTCCCGGTCAAGATCCACGCGGCGTCGGCAGGCTGGACCCGCGCGGTGGCGATCTTCGACGAGGAGACGGCATGA
- the mgtA gene encoding magnesium-translocating P-type ATPase: MKQTAPSAATAPEPPRMMGVREAGALPTEQVLQALGGTAGGLSTVEYQARRERFGPNAVRSHGAHALPVLMRQLRSPLLVLLAVTAIASFFLGERTDAVIIGVILAVSVGLGFFNEYRAERSAQALHDQITHRVTVLRGGEAESVDVVELVPGDVVELRLGEVVPADIRLISATGVQCDESVLTGEALPVGKSVEPVPSGSPVAQLSGCALMGTVVTAGAGRGVVVATGAAAEFGRIALSLGAHHPETEFQVGLRRFSGLLVQVAAVLTGGIFVVNLVLDRPLLDALLFSLAIAVGISPQLLPAVVSTSLAAGSRQLARRKVLVKRLLCIEDLGDTEVLFTDKTGTLTEGRIEFMRALGPDGSANDDVLLLGLVCSDEAVDGNPLDAALWQSPGASRDAVERYERLAVLPFDHRRRLTSVLVDTPAGARILVTKGAPEAVLERCPGAPKAAAAVLETEFAAGHRVVAVATRSATGPPPLEPSDERDLTLCGFLVFSDPPKASARTALRRLAGLGVTVKVITGDNPSVAARVCADLGLPPGDVLTGADLDRLSDADLAERLPGTTVFARVDPEQKARIVRAQRAAEVDVAFLGDGVNDALALHAADVGISVDSGTDVAKDAADVVLLEKDLQVLADGVVEGRRVFANTIKYVLMGTSSNFGNMFSAAGASAFLSFLPMLPSQILLNNLLYDTSQLAIPTDTVDAEQLERPSRWDIGLIRRFMLVFGPVSSLFDFVTFAVMLQVFHAGPVLFRTGWFVESLATQTLVLFVIRTRRSPFYRSRPSVPLLTATLAVVAAGAVLPATPLAGELGFAPLPGLFFFVLVLMISGYVVLVELAKRWFFRTLPATPVRRARVEGYRTHRRAARFSSAARPAVPRNR; the protein is encoded by the coding sequence ATGAAGCAGACTGCCCCGTCGGCTGCGACCGCTCCCGAACCGCCGCGGATGATGGGCGTCCGTGAAGCGGGCGCGTTGCCGACCGAGCAGGTGCTGCAAGCACTCGGCGGTACTGCCGGCGGCTTGTCCACTGTGGAGTACCAGGCGCGACGGGAACGGTTCGGCCCCAACGCGGTCCGTTCGCACGGCGCACATGCGTTGCCGGTGCTGATGCGTCAGCTGCGGTCGCCGTTGCTGGTCCTGCTCGCGGTCACCGCGATCGCGTCGTTCTTCCTGGGCGAGCGAACCGACGCGGTCATCATCGGGGTGATCTTGGCCGTCTCGGTGGGCCTGGGTTTCTTCAACGAGTACCGCGCGGAACGCTCGGCTCAGGCCCTGCACGACCAGATCACCCACCGGGTCACCGTGCTCCGCGGAGGCGAGGCGGAGTCGGTCGACGTGGTCGAACTGGTGCCCGGGGATGTCGTCGAGCTGCGGCTGGGCGAGGTGGTCCCGGCCGACATCCGGCTGATCTCCGCGACCGGCGTGCAGTGCGACGAGTCTGTGCTGACCGGAGAAGCTCTCCCGGTGGGGAAGTCGGTCGAACCGGTGCCGTCCGGCAGCCCGGTTGCTCAGCTGTCCGGCTGCGCGTTGATGGGCACGGTGGTCACCGCGGGCGCCGGGCGGGGCGTGGTCGTCGCGACCGGGGCGGCGGCGGAGTTCGGACGGATCGCGCTCAGCCTCGGCGCGCACCACCCGGAGACAGAGTTCCAGGTCGGGTTGCGCCGGTTTTCGGGGCTGCTCGTGCAGGTCGCGGCGGTGCTCACGGGCGGGATCTTCGTGGTGAACCTGGTGCTGGACCGCCCGCTCCTCGACGCGCTGCTGTTCTCGCTGGCGATCGCGGTGGGCATCTCGCCGCAGCTGTTGCCGGCGGTCGTGTCCACCAGCCTGGCAGCGGGCTCGCGGCAGCTGGCCCGGCGCAAGGTGCTGGTGAAACGGCTGTTGTGCATCGAAGACCTCGGCGACACCGAAGTGCTCTTCACCGACAAGACCGGCACGCTGACCGAAGGCCGGATCGAATTCATGCGCGCGCTCGGTCCGGACGGCAGCGCGAACGACGACGTTCTGCTGCTCGGCTTGGTCTGCTCGGACGAGGCAGTGGACGGCAACCCGCTGGACGCTGCCCTGTGGCAGAGTCCCGGTGCCTCCCGAGACGCTGTCGAGCGATACGAACGGCTGGCTGTGCTGCCGTTCGACCATCGGCGCCGGCTCACCTCGGTGCTCGTCGACACCCCGGCCGGTGCGCGGATTCTTGTCACCAAGGGCGCACCGGAGGCGGTGCTGGAGCGGTGTCCCGGTGCGCCGAAGGCCGCCGCGGCCGTGCTGGAAACCGAGTTCGCGGCCGGACACCGGGTCGTCGCCGTGGCCACCCGTTCGGCAACCGGTCCGCCGCCGCTCGAACCGAGCGACGAGCGCGACCTGACGCTGTGCGGGTTCCTGGTGTTCTCGGATCCGCCGAAGGCAAGCGCGCGCACCGCGCTGCGCAGGCTGGCCGGCCTCGGCGTGACCGTCAAGGTCATCACGGGCGACAACCCGTCGGTCGCCGCTCGCGTGTGCGCGGATCTCGGCCTGCCCCCGGGCGACGTCCTCACCGGTGCCGACCTCGACCGTCTCAGCGACGCGGACCTCGCCGAGCGGCTCCCGGGAACCACGGTGTTCGCGCGGGTGGACCCGGAGCAGAAGGCACGGATTGTGCGGGCCCAGCGCGCCGCCGAGGTCGACGTGGCCTTCCTCGGCGACGGGGTCAACGACGCTCTGGCGCTGCACGCGGCGGACGTGGGCATCTCGGTGGACTCCGGCACCGACGTGGCCAAGGACGCGGCCGACGTGGTCCTGCTGGAGAAGGACCTGCAAGTGCTCGCCGACGGAGTCGTCGAAGGGCGGCGCGTCTTCGCCAACACGATCAAGTACGTCCTGATGGGCACGTCGAGCAACTTCGGCAACATGTTCAGCGCCGCGGGCGCCTCGGCGTTCCTGTCGTTCCTGCCGATGCTGCCTTCGCAGATCCTGCTCAACAACCTGCTCTACGACACCAGCCAGCTCGCGATCCCCACCGACACCGTCGATGCCGAACAACTGGAGCGGCCCTCGCGCTGGGACATCGGCCTGATCCGCCGGTTCATGCTGGTGTTCGGGCCGGTCAGCTCGTTGTTCGACTTCGTCACCTTCGCCGTGATGCTGCAGGTCTTCCACGCCGGCCCGGTGCTGTTCCGGACCGGCTGGTTCGTCGAGTCGCTGGCCACCCAGACCCTGGTGCTGTTCGTGATCCGGACCCGGCGCAGCCCGTTCTACCGCAGCCGGCCCAGCGTGCCTCTGCTCACCGCGACGCTCGCCGTGGTGGCTGCCGGTGCGGTGCTGCCCGCCACGCCGCTCGCCGGCGAGCTCGGCTTCGCTCCGCTGCCTGGCCTGTTCTTCTTCGTGCTCGTGCTGATGATCAGCGGGTACGTGGTTCTGGTCGAACTGGCCAAGCGCTGGTTCTTCCGCACCCTTCCCGCGACGCCGGTCCGGCGAGCTCGTGTGGAGGGATACCGGACCCACCGGCGCGCCGCCCGGTTCAGCTCCGCCGCGCGACCCGCGGTACCCAGGAACCGCTGA
- a CDS encoding fumarylacetoacetate hydrolase family protein has product MRIGSLLVDGVPRYGVIDGDRIDLLPETADVFEVLAAGQAVAAGERSAWDETASIAVPVPIASIRDFITFEQHTAGSLRAITGNSDVPDAWYEAPAFYFTNPHAAIGSGAPVPMPPGCEVLDFELEVAVVIGTAGFNLSAAEAVNHIAGFTILNDWSARDLQSREMRVGLGPAKGKDTATTLGPVLVTPDELAHYESDGRYDLAMEVFVNDARIGGDTLANMAWTFAELIAYASRGTWVRPGDVLGSGTCGSGCLAELWGWHGERQPPPLRIGDTVRMTVQGIGTIHNTVIAGPPLHDVPPARRSR; this is encoded by the coding sequence ATGAGAATCGGTTCCTTGCTCGTCGACGGTGTGCCGCGCTACGGCGTCATCGACGGCGATCGCATCGATCTGCTTCCCGAGACCGCAGACGTCTTCGAAGTGCTCGCCGCCGGGCAAGCCGTAGCGGCAGGCGAACGGTCGGCCTGGGACGAAACCGCCTCGATCGCCGTCCCGGTGCCGATCGCCAGCATCCGCGACTTCATCACCTTCGAACAGCACACGGCCGGCTCGCTCCGCGCGATCACCGGGAACAGCGACGTCCCGGACGCGTGGTACGAAGCGCCCGCTTTCTACTTCACCAACCCGCATGCGGCGATCGGCTCCGGCGCACCGGTCCCGATGCCGCCCGGATGCGAAGTGCTGGACTTCGAACTCGAAGTCGCGGTCGTGATCGGCACCGCGGGTTTCAACCTGTCCGCGGCCGAGGCGGTGAACCACATCGCCGGGTTCACCATTCTCAACGACTGGTCCGCCCGCGACCTGCAGAGCCGGGAAATGCGCGTCGGTCTCGGGCCGGCCAAGGGCAAGGACACCGCCACCACCCTCGGCCCAGTGCTCGTCACCCCCGACGAACTCGCCCACTACGAAAGCGATGGCCGGTACGACCTCGCCATGGAGGTCTTCGTCAACGACGCCCGCATCGGCGGCGACACACTCGCGAACATGGCCTGGACCTTCGCCGAGCTGATCGCCTACGCCAGCCGCGGCACCTGGGTCCGGCCCGGCGACGTGCTCGGCTCCGGCACCTGCGGCAGCGGCTGCCTCGCCGAACTGTGGGGATGGCACGGCGAGCGGCAACCACCGCCACTGCGCATCGGCGACACCGTCCGCATGACCGTGCAAGGGATCGGCACCATCCACAACACCGTGATCGCCGGGCCGCCTCTGCACGACGTTCCGCCCGCTCGCCGCTCACGCTGA